In the genome of Streptomyces pactum, one region contains:
- the kdpB gene encoding potassium-transporting ATPase subunit KdpB, which yields MTTHPTTHEDPMTTATRAPRHDLPGGQREAAAGRAAPGPFRPAQLIASLPAALRKFDPRVMAASPVMFVVEVGSVLTTVLACLDPADGFGWLITAWLWLTVLFANLAEAVAEGRGKAQADSLRRARTGTVARRLTGAGTEERVPGTRLGIGDLVVCEAGDVIPGDGDVVEGVASVDESAVTGESAPVIRESGGDRSAVTGGTRVLSDRIVVRITTRPGETFIDRMIHLVEGADRRKTPNEIALNILLASLTIAFLLAVVTLEPFAVHAGADRQTSLIVLTALLVCLIPTTIGALLSAIGIAGMDRLVQRNVLALSGRAVEAAGDVSTLLLDKTGTITLGNRQAAGFVPVGGATAAEVAAAARLSSLADETPEGRSVVVLAEEEYGLRGRREELTGAVWTAFTAQTRMSGVDLAEPDGRRTIRKGATASVTAWVRDRGGRVDGDAARVAEEISQAGGTPLLVAVDDAAGARVLGVIHLKDVVKPGMPERFAELRRMGIRTVMITGDNPLTARAVATEAGVDDFLAEATPEDKMALIKREQAGGRLVAMTGDGTNDAPALAQADVGVAMNTGTSAAKEAGNMVDLDSDPTKLIEIVEIGKQLLITRGSLTTFSLANDVAKYFAIIPAVFTAAYPSLDRLDIMGLASPESAILSAVVFNALVIVALVPLALKGVRYRPAGADRMLRRNLGVYGLGGLIAPFAGIKLIDLLVSTVPGIG from the coding sequence ATGACCACCCACCCGACGACGCACGAGGACCCCATGACCACCGCCACCCGGGCCCCCCGCCACGACCTGCCCGGCGGACAGCGGGAGGCCGCCGCCGGCCGGGCCGCCCCGGGCCCGTTCCGCCCCGCCCAGCTGATCGCCTCGCTCCCCGCGGCACTGCGCAAATTCGACCCGCGGGTGATGGCCGCCTCCCCGGTGATGTTCGTGGTCGAGGTCGGTTCGGTGCTCACCACCGTGCTGGCCTGCCTGGACCCGGCCGACGGCTTCGGCTGGCTCATCACCGCCTGGCTCTGGCTGACCGTGCTCTTCGCCAACCTGGCGGAGGCGGTCGCCGAGGGGCGCGGCAAGGCCCAGGCGGACTCGCTGCGCAGGGCCCGGACCGGCACCGTCGCCCGCCGGCTGACCGGCGCCGGGACCGAGGAGCGGGTCCCCGGCACCCGGCTGGGCATCGGCGACCTGGTGGTCTGCGAGGCCGGGGACGTCATCCCCGGCGACGGCGACGTCGTCGAAGGCGTCGCCTCGGTGGACGAGTCGGCCGTCACCGGCGAATCGGCCCCGGTCATCCGCGAGTCCGGCGGCGACCGGTCCGCCGTCACCGGCGGCACCCGGGTGCTCTCCGACCGGATCGTCGTCCGGATCACCACCAGGCCGGGCGAGACCTTCATCGACCGGATGATCCACCTGGTCGAGGGGGCGGACCGGCGGAAGACGCCGAACGAGATCGCGCTGAACATCCTTCTCGCCTCGCTCACCATCGCGTTCCTGCTGGCCGTGGTCACCCTCGAACCGTTCGCGGTGCACGCCGGGGCGGACCGGCAGACCTCGCTCATCGTGCTGACCGCGCTGCTGGTCTGCCTCATCCCCACCACCATCGGCGCGCTGCTCTCCGCGATCGGGATCGCCGGCATGGACCGGCTGGTCCAGCGCAATGTGCTCGCCCTGTCGGGCCGGGCCGTCGAGGCCGCCGGCGACGTCTCCACGCTGCTGCTGGACAAGACCGGCACCATCACCCTGGGCAACCGGCAGGCGGCCGGGTTCGTGCCGGTCGGCGGCGCCACGGCCGCCGAGGTGGCGGCCGCCGCCCGGCTGTCCTCACTCGCCGACGAGACCCCCGAGGGCCGCTCGGTGGTGGTCCTCGCCGAGGAGGAGTACGGGCTGCGGGGCCGCCGGGAGGAACTGACCGGCGCCGTGTGGACCGCCTTCACCGCGCAGACCCGGATGAGCGGTGTGGACCTGGCGGAGCCGGACGGCCGCCGCACCATCCGCAAGGGCGCCACCGCCTCGGTCACCGCCTGGGTAAGGGACCGCGGCGGGCGGGTGGACGGCGACGCCGCCCGGGTCGCCGAGGAGATCTCCCAGGCGGGCGGCACCCCGCTGCTGGTCGCCGTGGACGACGCCGCCGGCGCCCGGGTCCTGGGCGTGATCCACCTCAAGGACGTCGTCAAGCCCGGCATGCCGGAACGGTTCGCCGAGCTGCGCCGGATGGGTATCCGGACGGTCATGATCACCGGCGACAACCCGCTCACCGCCCGGGCGGTCGCCACCGAGGCGGGCGTGGACGACTTCCTCGCCGAGGCCACGCCCGAGGACAAGATGGCCCTGATCAAGCGGGAGCAGGCCGGCGGCAGGCTGGTGGCGATGACCGGCGACGGCACCAACGACGCCCCGGCCCTCGCCCAGGCGGACGTCGGGGTGGCGATGAACACCGGCACCTCGGCCGCCAAGGAGGCCGGGAACATGGTGGACCTGGACTCCGACCCCACCAAGCTCATCGAGATCGTGGAGATCGGCAAGCAGCTGCTCATCACCCGCGGCTCGCTGACCACCTTCTCCCTCGCCAACGACGTGGCGAAGTACTTCGCGATCATCCCGGCGGTCTTCACGGCCGCGTACCCGTCCCTGGACCGGCTCGACATCATGGGCCTGGCATCGCCGGAGTCGGCGATCCTCTCCGCCGTCGTCTTCAACGCGCTGGTCATCGTGGCGCTCGTGCCGCTCGCCCTGAAGGGGGTGCGGTACCGCCCGGCCGGCGCCGACCGGATGCTCCGCCGCAACCTGGGCGTCTACGGCCTCGGTGGCCTGATCGCCCCGTTCGCCGGCATCAAACTCATCGACCTGCTCGTCTCCACCGTCCCCGGGATCGGATGA
- the kdpF gene encoding K(+)-transporting ATPase subunit F, with product MTAENIVGLIVAVALLGYLVLALLHPERF from the coding sequence GTGACCGCCGAGAACATCGTCGGCCTGATCGTGGCCGTCGCCCTGCTGGGCTACCTCGTCCTCGCCCTCCTCCACCCGGAGAGGTTCTGA
- the kdpA gene encoding potassium-transporting ATPase subunit KdpA: MSPQLAGVLQLLALVGALALAYRPLGDHMARVYTSERHLRVETWMYRAIGADPDAGMRWPAYLRGVLVFSAAGLLLLYGMQRLQGSLPGSLGFASIDPDQAFNTAASFVTNTNWQSYAGEQAMGHVVQTGGLAVQNFVSAAVGMAVAVALVRGFARTRTGRPGELGNFWADLVRGTVRVLLPLSVAGALVLVACGVIQNFAGIHPVGQFGGGTQEWNGGAVASQEVIKELGTNGGGYFNANSAHPFENPTPFSNLFEIFLILLIPTALTRTFGRMVGDLRQGYAILGAMALIWVAFVCLMWWTEFAGRGAVPEEAGGAMEGKELRFGIGASSIFAVSTTLTSTGAVDSFHSSFTGFGGGITLLSMMLGEIAPGGVGSGLYGMLVMAVLAVFVAGLMVGRTPEYLGRKIGTREIKLASCSILVTPALALGLTAAAVALPTPADSVANSGAHGFSEILYAYTSGANNNGSAFAGLNADTPWFNTTIGLAMLLGRFLPMVLVLALAGSLAGRRPVPATAGTLHTGKPLFTGVLVGAIVIITGLTYFPALALGPLAEGLAA, translated from the coding sequence ATGAGCCCCCAACTCGCCGGTGTGCTCCAGCTCCTCGCGCTGGTCGGCGCGCTGGCCCTGGCATACCGTCCGCTCGGCGACCACATGGCCCGGGTGTACACCTCCGAGCGGCACCTGCGCGTCGAGACGTGGATGTACCGGGCCATCGGGGCCGATCCCGACGCCGGGATGCGCTGGCCCGCCTACCTCCGCGGCGTGCTCGTGTTCTCCGCGGCGGGCCTGCTGCTGCTGTACGGGATGCAGCGCCTGCAGGGTTCGCTGCCCGGTTCGCTCGGCTTCGCCTCCATCGACCCGGACCAGGCGTTCAACACCGCCGCGTCCTTCGTCACCAACACCAACTGGCAGTCCTACGCCGGCGAACAGGCCATGGGCCACGTCGTGCAGACCGGCGGCCTGGCGGTGCAGAACTTCGTCTCGGCCGCGGTCGGCATGGCCGTCGCGGTGGCCCTGGTCCGCGGTTTCGCCCGCACCCGCACCGGCCGCCCCGGTGAGCTGGGCAACTTCTGGGCCGACCTGGTGCGCGGCACCGTCCGCGTCCTGCTGCCGCTGTCGGTGGCCGGCGCCCTGGTCCTGGTGGCCTGCGGCGTCATCCAGAACTTCGCCGGCATCCACCCGGTGGGGCAGTTCGGCGGCGGCACCCAGGAGTGGAACGGCGGCGCGGTGGCCTCCCAGGAGGTCATCAAGGAGCTGGGCACCAACGGCGGCGGCTACTTCAACGCCAACTCCGCCCACCCCTTCGAGAACCCCACGCCCTTCAGCAACCTCTTCGAGATCTTCCTGATCCTGCTCATCCCCACCGCGCTCACCCGCACCTTCGGCCGCATGGTGGGCGACCTCCGGCAGGGCTACGCGATCCTCGGCGCCATGGCGCTGATCTGGGTGGCCTTCGTCTGCCTCATGTGGTGGACGGAGTTCGCCGGCCGCGGGGCCGTGCCGGAGGAGGCCGGCGGCGCGATGGAGGGCAAGGAGCTGCGCTTCGGCATCGGCGCCTCGTCGATCTTCGCGGTCTCCACCACCCTGACCTCCACCGGCGCGGTGGACTCCTTCCACTCCTCCTTCACCGGCTTCGGCGGCGGGATCACCCTGCTGTCCATGATGCTGGGCGAGATCGCGCCCGGCGGTGTCGGCTCCGGCCTCTACGGCATGCTCGTCATGGCCGTCCTGGCGGTGTTCGTCGCCGGCCTGATGGTCGGCCGCACCCCCGAGTACCTCGGCCGGAAGATCGGCACCCGGGAGATCAAGCTGGCCTCCTGCTCCATCCTGGTGACGCCCGCCCTGGCGCTCGGCCTCACCGCCGCCGCGGTGGCGCTGCCCACCCCGGCGGACTCGGTGGCCAACTCCGGCGCGCACGGCTTCTCGGAGATCCTGTACGCCTACACCTCCGGCGCCAACAACAACGGCTCGGCGTTCGCCGGCCTGAACGCCGACACCCCGTGGTTCAACACCACCATCGGCCTGGCGATGCTGCTCGGCCGCTTCCTGCCCATGGTCCTGGTCCTGGCGCTGGCCGGCTCGCTCGCCGGCCGGCGGCCGGTGCCGGCCACGGCGGGCACCCTGCACACCGGGAAACCCCTGTTCACCGGGGTGCTGGTCGGCGCGATCGTGATCATCACCGGGCTGACCTACTTCCCCGCCCTGGCCCTGGGGCCGCTGGCCGAGGGGCTGGCGGCATGA